A genomic segment from Bombus affinis isolate iyBomAffi1 chromosome 13, iyBomAffi1.2, whole genome shotgun sequence encodes:
- the LOC126922985 gene encoding testis-expressed protein 2 has protein sequence MSAKHSPRKITLAMIKGKPIATSVPVIHYHASDDELEEIYPSTDEEKRLTPECEKISSKVTSTPSRCIHESDISENNSETRSVSAENILLEGTPPSLDPWKVFSDIKGKITKTFEEKLSEIKSDKRKRRHSKAESSSVSDLEDQGCVTPSDEKVDDIRKRGNAARYVGFSGVKTGLKDKSLQDECVESGIEASEFPQNISEDIPSSSINDSSNSEPPSSNNNYFPQQTYASSIAFSKKIDFKTVFLQLIKQLICQATYKSIAVLIAISCIYYVIPLAEYLLGFMMGVFVTVTFYDIVTKLKKILTTLPDEEYLSSQPIHVLEIPAVEEHAVVERYQGWLNELPYNYEPNNYHVARTKSVFFRMEGNILRILETRIKVPKKAVWDEPKHKLKFVKKRAYNLTGAKIELLPHGLARRRRWSKKYPICIALEKEALICNVILKSTTSDEYSINSYHKMDLKEKVKYKFDKKYTKKLDGETQDENEILFVNMENEEPIVRQEFCEFVEVEDTDEDDDDNKNYNYDSVSDYLDNEYEECFVENEETEIYMEEKLKKKDEDYNEQQKEEDKIRRDLKKSYISTNRKKKKRRDISSEIKTCKKSIVKTWNEKEEEWEEEKQSRREEQQKSTQRKEMRQNEMKEEDDEEEEEEEEEEGKKITVKVAGERDNEKKVKNGRKEGQDLEKSEEEKAQMVIDDYGSYSHNKVHKKRNKKKEEEEGEEEEEEEEEEEEEDEEEEEEREGKGDEGGEHNNGERKNKLKIFIFARTDREKEDWYRRLILAASQSVKKNDSLLFATDTSNIPNTQSTQHKINAESKSSLSASNSHETIPELNYNAYMAKYLDSSCLPMSEGAISTSVENSLWINCLIARILFDVRKCPETIHLIQDKIQRKLSNIKLPYFMECLLVSEVAIGQGSPVIHNVTKPVINERGLWLNLDITYKGSLTMTVETKLNLMKLTRTGSVPDDTIISTKKSNEVITRSPIFDSDVEDTPETSTEDDCDNSRTQSYNMSKETTSTQSSGRKFLSMVDKIAANKYFQHATELSYVRRAMEGVSNTEIRLMVTVSSIEGCLSLNIPPAPSDRLWYGFKPVPKVSLTVKPAVGERTVNIVYITKWIETKLLREFEKLVVLPNMDDLILPLCPNYPYTTIR, from the exons AATAACACTGGCCATGATAAAAG GTAAACCTATTGCAACTTCAGTTCCTGTAATTCATTACCATGCTAGTGACGATGAATTGGAAGAAATATATCCTAGCACAGACGAAGAGAAGCGATTAACACCTGAATGCGAAAAGATCTCCTCCAAAGTAACTTCTACTCCATCGAGATGCATTCACGAGTCGGATATTTCCGAAAACAACTCGGAAACCCGCTCTGTCAGTGCGGAAAATATTTTGCTAGAAGGTACGCCGCCATCCTTAGATCCATGGAAAGTATTCTCCGATATTAAAGGAAAAATAACCAAGACGTTCGAGGAAAAACTGTCTGAAATAAAAAGTGACAAACGGAAACGACGTCATTCCAAAGCAGAAAGCTCAAGTGTCAGTGATTTAGAGGATCAAGGTTGTGTTACACCTAGCGATGAAAAGGTGGATGATATTCGTAAAAGAGGCAATGCAGCCAGATACGTAGGTTTCTCTGGAGTAAAAACTGGCTTAaaagacaaaagtttacaggaTGAGTGTGTTGAGAGTGGCATTGAAGCTTCTGAATTTCCACAAAACATCAGCGAAGATATTCCTTCCTCTTCAATAAATGATTCATCAAATTCAGAGCCACCTAGTagtaacaataattattttccACAACAGACCTATGCAAGCTCAATAGCATTTTCAAAGAAAATAGATTTCAAAACTGTGTTTTTACAATtgattaaacaattaatttgccAAGCAACATATAAATCTATTGCTGTTCTCATTGCTATTTCCTGCATTTATTATGTTATTCCATTAGCAGAGTATTTACTGGGCTTTATGATGGGTGTTTTTGTAACTGTTACCTTCTATGACATAGTAACAAAACTGAAGAAGATTTTAACCACTTTGCCAGATGAAGAATACCTTTCTAGTCAGCCAATACATGTTTTAGAGATTCCAGCTGTAGAGGAACATGCTGTGGTTGAAAGATATCAAGGTTGGTTAAATGAATTGCCTTATAATTATGAACCGAATAATTATCATGTGGCACGCACAAAGTCTGTTTTCTTCAGAATGGAGGGAAATATTTTGCGTATTCTGGAAACCAGGATAAAAGTTCCAAAGAAAGCTGTCTGGGATGAGCCtaaacataaattaaaattcgtTAAAAAGAGAGCTTATAATTTAACTGGAGCAAAGATAGAACTTCTTCCTCACGGGCTTGCCAGAAGAAGAAGATGGAGTAAAAAATATCCGATTTGTATAGCCCTCGAAAAGGAAGCATTAATTTGTAATGTAATTTTGAAAAGTACAACCAGTGATGAATATTCGATAAACAGTTATCACAAAATGGACCTAAAAGAAAAAGTCaaatataaatttgataaaaaatatacaaaaaaattAGATGGAGAAACACAAGATGAGAATGAAATTTTGTTTGTCAATATGGAGAATGAGGAACCAATAGTAAGACAAGAATTTTGTGAGTTTGTGGAAGTGGAAGATACCGATGAAGACGACGAtgacaataaaaattataattacgatTCAGTTAGTGATTATCTTGACAACGAATATGAAGAATGTTTTGTAGAGAATGAAGAAACAGAAATTTATATGGAAGAGAAGTTGAAAAAGAAGGATGAAGACTACAACGAACAACAGAAAGAGGAGGATAAAATAAGAAGAGACTTGAAAAAGAGTTACATTAGTActaatagaaaaaaaaagaaacgaagagatATTTCAAGTGAGATAAAAACTTGTAAGAAATCAATTGTAAAAACAtggaatgaaaaagaagaagagtgGGAAGAGGAAAAGCAGAGTAGAAGAGAAGAACAACAGAAGAGCAcacaaagaaaagaaatgagGCAGAATGAGATGAAAGAAGAAGATGatgaagaggaggaagaagaagaggaagaggaagggaagAAAATAACAGTAAAAGTAGCAGGAGAAAGAGATAATGAAAAGAAAGTAAAGAATGGACGGAAAGAAGGACAAGATTTAGAAAAATCAGAAGAAGAAAAAGCACAGATGGTAATTGATGACTATGGTAGTTATTCTCATAATAAAGTACACaagaaaagaaataagaaaaaagaggaggaagagggggaggaggaggaggaggaagaggaagaagaggaggaggaagatgaagaggaggaagaggagagaGAGGGGAAGGGAGATGAGGGAGGAGAACATAATAATGGTGaacgaaaaaataaattaaaaatatttatttttgccAGAACTGATCGTGAAAAAGAAGATTGGTACAGACGTTTAATTTTAGCTGCATCTCAATCTGTTAAAAAAAATGATTCATTACTGTTTGCGACTGATACATCCAATATACCTAATACTCAATCAACACAACATAAAATCAACGCAGAATCAAAAAGCTCTCTTTCAGCTAGTAATTCACATGAAACCATACCTGAGCTTAATTATAATGCTTATATGGCAAAATACTTGGATAGTAGTTGTTTGCCTATGTCAGAAGGTGCAATTTCCACATCTGTTGAAAACTCACTTTGGATTAATTGTCTAATAGCTCGTATACTTTTCGACGTACGCAAGTGTCCTGAAACTATACATCTTATACAGGATAAAATACAACGCAAGTTATCCAATATAAAGCTACCATATTTTATGGAGTGCCTTTTGGTTTCAGAGGTAGCAATAGGTCAAGGATCTCCTGTTATTCACAATGTAACAAAACCAGTAATTAACGAAAGAGGTCTCTGGCTTAATTTAGATATAACATATAAAGGATCCTTGACTATGACTGTTGAAACAAAattgaatttaatgaaattgacaAGAACTGGATCAGTTCCTGATGATACGATTATTTCAACAAAAAAATCAAACGAAGTGATAACTAGATCACCAATTTTCGATAGTGATGTAGAAGATACGCCAGAAACGTCTACAGAAGACGATTGTGATAATTCTAGAACGCAATCGTATAATATGTCCAAAGAAACAAC ATCTACGCAATCATCTGGAAGAAAATTTCTTAGTATGGTGGATAAAATAGctgcaaataaatattttcaacat gcCACCGAACTGTCCTATGTTCGAAGGGCTATGGAAGGTGTTTCGAATACGGAGATTCGGTTGATGGTTACCGTTTCAAGTATCGAAGGTTGTCTATCATTAAACATTCCACCAGCACCATCCGATCGTTTATGGTACGGTTTTAAGCCAGTACCGAAAGTGAGTCTTACCGTAAAACCCGCGGTTGGTGAGAGAACGGTTAATATCGTTTATATAACAAAATGGATAGAAACTAAGTTACTCAGGGAATTTGAAAAACTGGTTGTTTTGCCAAATATGGACGATCTCATTTTACCATTATGTCCTAATTATCCTTATACAACAATACGGTAA